The Mycolicibacterium flavescens genome has a segment encoding these proteins:
- the yecS_2 gene encoding amine acid ABC transporter permease, which produces MEVLPGYTVVQIVEAFWTTIQLTVYSGLGALVLGTVLAAMRLAPVPVLRWLGTSYVNVVRNTPLTLIILFCSFGLAGTMGITLVDPSSRTSIEDSNFRLAVLGLALYTAAFVCETVRSGVNTVPLGQAEAARSLGLTFGQNLRLILMPQAFRAVIIPLGSVLIALTKNTTIASAIGVAEAALLMKEMIENTAAILTIGTIFAAGFVVLTLPTGLFFGWLGKRMAVNR; this is translated from the coding sequence GTGGAGGTGCTCCCCGGCTACACCGTCGTCCAGATCGTCGAGGCGTTCTGGACGACGATCCAACTGACGGTCTACTCCGGCCTCGGTGCGCTGGTGCTCGGCACGGTGCTGGCCGCGATGCGGTTGGCACCGGTGCCGGTGCTTCGCTGGCTCGGAACGTCATACGTCAATGTGGTGCGCAACACGCCGTTGACGCTGATCATCCTGTTCTGTTCGTTCGGGTTGGCCGGGACCATGGGAATCACGCTGGTCGACCCGAGTTCGCGAACGTCCATCGAGGACAGTAACTTTCGGCTGGCGGTGCTCGGCCTGGCGTTGTACACCGCGGCGTTCGTATGTGAGACGGTGCGCTCCGGGGTGAACACCGTGCCGCTGGGCCAGGCCGAGGCGGCCCGGTCGCTGGGGTTGACGTTCGGACAGAATCTGCGACTCATCCTGATGCCACAGGCTTTTCGAGCCGTGATCATTCCGCTGGGGTCAGTGCTGATCGCCTTGACCAAGAACACCACGATCGCCTCGGCGATCGGCGTGGCCGAGGCCGCGCTGCTGATGAAGGAGATGATCGAGAACACCGCCGCGATACTCACCATCGGCACCATCTTCGCGGCCGGCTTCGTCGTCCTCACACTGCCGACCGGACTGTTCTTCGGCTGGCTCGGCAAACGGATGGCGGTCAACAGATGA
- the artQ_1 gene encoding amino acid ABC transporter membrane protein 2, PAAT family — translation MSTASVLFDAPGPRARVRNWLVSAIVIVVTALVLVAVLVQMAAKDQLTAAKWEPFLTADLWRTYVLPGVQGTLTAAGVSIVLALILGLLLGVGRLSTHGFLRWPCAVIVEFFRAVPVLIMMLFAFALYAAYDMFPSKYLALAAVITGLTLYNGAVIAEIVRAGVHALPRGQSEAAYALGMTWGQTMRSILLPQAITSMLPVLISQLVVVLKDTAIGYIITFLELVRQGVQMGTAYGNLLPALIVVALLIIAVNFTLSWVATRVEARMRRSRRGPTPLETEAVEQEGAPGAKAV, via the coding sequence ATGAGTACCGCTTCTGTTCTCTTCGACGCGCCGGGACCACGGGCGCGCGTCCGTAACTGGTTGGTGTCGGCGATCGTCATCGTGGTCACCGCGCTCGTCTTGGTCGCCGTGCTCGTGCAGATGGCGGCCAAAGATCAGCTCACGGCGGCCAAATGGGAGCCGTTCCTGACGGCTGATCTGTGGCGGACGTACGTTCTGCCCGGCGTGCAAGGTACGTTGACCGCCGCCGGGGTGTCGATCGTGCTGGCGCTGATCCTCGGTCTGCTGCTCGGCGTGGGTCGGCTCTCGACCCACGGCTTCCTTCGCTGGCCGTGCGCGGTGATCGTCGAATTCTTCCGTGCCGTGCCGGTTCTGATCATGATGCTGTTCGCGTTCGCACTGTACGCGGCCTACGACATGTTTCCGTCGAAGTATCTGGCGCTGGCAGCGGTCATCACCGGGCTGACGCTCTACAACGGCGCTGTCATCGCCGAGATCGTGCGCGCCGGCGTCCACGCCCTGCCCCGCGGACAGTCCGAGGCGGCTTATGCCCTTGGCATGACGTGGGGCCAGACGATGCGCTCGATCCTTCTGCCGCAGGCGATCACGTCGATGCTGCCGGTGTTGATCTCGCAGCTCGTCGTGGTGCTCAAGGACACCGCGATCGGCTACATCATCACGTTCCTCGAACTCGTTCGCCAGGGCGTGCAGATGGGTACCGCATACGGCAATCTGCTGCCCGCGCTGATCGTGGTCGCGTTGCTGATCATCGCCGTGAACTTCACGCTGTCGTGGGTGGCGACCCGGGTGGAGGCGCGGATGCGACGTTCGCGTCGCGGTCCCACGCCGCTCGAGACCGAAGCGGTCGAACAGGAAGGCGCACCGGGCGCAAAAGCCGTGTGA
- a CDS encoding putative F420-dependent oxidoreductase, Rv1855c family — MQVSVKLAPTFDYPVLERFWRTADDLGFPAVSNYDHFYGLVDHATPTHEGWTSLAAMAVVVRRARVGCLVTGVTYRNPAVLAKMAVTVDHISGGRLDFGLGAGWHEGEHRGYGIDFPPPGQRVAMVDEALTVIRRLWTEEAVDFTGRFFTLQQARCDPKPLQRPHPPIVVGASQPKMLRVAAKHADEWNMPSTSPQEWAAASSGLDDACAAEGRDPSSIRRGVQLFLYPDQPDQVDAQLESLTEYDRLGCQHVVLSFYQPPDDELLAKCAELA, encoded by the coding sequence ATGCAGGTATCCGTCAAGCTGGCGCCCACCTTCGACTACCCGGTCCTCGAACGGTTCTGGCGGACGGCCGACGACCTCGGCTTCCCGGCGGTGTCGAACTACGACCATTTCTACGGTCTGGTCGATCATGCGACACCGACCCACGAGGGGTGGACGAGTCTGGCCGCGATGGCCGTGGTCGTGCGGCGCGCCCGGGTGGGCTGCCTGGTCACCGGTGTCACGTACCGCAACCCCGCGGTGCTGGCGAAGATGGCCGTCACCGTCGACCACATCTCCGGTGGCCGACTGGATTTCGGCCTCGGGGCCGGCTGGCACGAGGGCGAGCACCGCGGATACGGCATCGACTTCCCACCGCCGGGACAGCGGGTCGCGATGGTGGATGAGGCGCTCACGGTCATCCGCAGGCTCTGGACCGAAGAGGCGGTCGACTTCACCGGCCGCTTCTTCACGCTGCAGCAGGCGCGCTGCGATCCCAAGCCGCTTCAGCGTCCGCATCCACCGATCGTGGTCGGCGCCTCACAGCCGAAGATGTTGCGCGTCGCGGCAAAGCATGCCGACGAATGGAATATGCCGAGCACCTCGCCCCAGGAGTGGGCGGCGGCAAGCAGCGGGCTCGACGACGCGTGCGCGGCGGAAGGCCGTGACCCATCGTCGATCCGACGCGGCGTGCAGTTGTTCCTGTATCCGGATCAACCCGATCAGGTCGACGCCCAGCTGGAGTCCCTGACCGAATACGACCGCCTCGGCTGCCAGCATGTCGTGTTGTCCTTCTATCAGCCGCCCGACGATGAATTGCTGGCCAAATGCGCCGAACTAGCCTGA
- the recX gene encoding recombination regulator RecX, translating to MCLRLLTARARTRAELAGQLAKRGYPEDVSDKVLDRLEQVGLVDDADFAEQWVRSRRANAGKGRRALIAELRTKGVDNEVIEATLADDEPGAERARAERLVADKLRREKLADSDDAKLARRLVGMLARRGYSQTMAFDVVKVAVANERERRQV from the coding sequence GTGTGTCTGCGTCTGCTCACCGCGCGAGCGCGTACCCGGGCCGAACTGGCCGGCCAGCTGGCCAAGCGCGGATATCCCGAGGACGTGAGCGACAAGGTGCTCGACCGGCTCGAACAAGTCGGCCTCGTCGATGACGCCGACTTCGCCGAACAGTGGGTCCGATCACGGCGGGCAAACGCCGGAAAAGGCCGGCGGGCGTTGATCGCCGAACTACGCACCAAAGGCGTCGACAACGAGGTCATCGAGGCGACGCTGGCCGACGACGAACCCGGTGCCGAACGCGCCCGCGCCGAGCGACTCGTCGCCGACAAGCTGCGCCGCGAGAAGCTGGCCGACAGCGACGATGCGAAGCTGGCGCGCCGCCTGGTCGGGATGCTCGCCCGCCGTGGTTACAGCCAGACGATGGCGTTCGATGTCGTCAAGGTCGCAGTGGCCAACGAACGCGAGCGCCGCCAGGTCTAG
- the recA gene encoding RecA protein, which translates to MAQAPDREKALELALAQIDKNFGKGSVMRLGEEVRQPISVIPTGSIALDVALGIGGLPRGRVIEIYGPESSGKTTVALHAVANAQAAGGIAAFIDAEHALDPEYAKKLGVDTDALLVSQPDTGEQALEIADMLIRSGALDILVIDSVAALVPRAEIEGEMGDSHVGLQARLMSQALRKMTGALSNSGTTAIFINQLREKIGVMFGCFNYSTRVQLADRTTEKIGKIVTQKMDVEVLSYDPDTDRVVPRKVVNWFNNGPAEQFLQFTVEKSGGNGKSQFAATPNHLIRTPGGWTEAGDLIAGDRVMATEPHRLSDQQFQVVLGSLMGDGNLSPNRRDRNGVRFRMGHGAKQVDYLRWKTELLGNIKHSTRVNDKGATFVDFTPLPELAELQRAVYLGDGKKFLSEEYLKALTPLALAIWYMDDGAFTVRSKGLQERTAGGSGRIEICVEAMSEGTRVRLRDYLHDTHGLEVRLRQSGKAGKAVLVFSTASSAKFQELVAPYMAPSMEYKLLPRFRGQSTVSPQFVESTQRLVPARILDVHVKPHTRSMNRFDIEVEGNHNYFVDGVMVHNSPETTTGGKALKFYASVRMDVRRIETLKDGTDAVGNRTRVKVVKNKVSPPFKQAEFDILYGKGISKEGSLIDMGVEQGFIRKSGSWFTYEGEQLGQGKENARNFLLENVEVANEIEKKIKEKLGIGAVVTDDEVLPAPVDF; encoded by the coding sequence ATGGCGCAGGCACCCGACCGCGAGAAAGCCCTCGAGCTGGCCCTCGCACAGATCGACAAGAACTTCGGTAAGGGCTCGGTGATGCGGCTAGGCGAAGAGGTCCGCCAGCCGATCTCGGTGATCCCGACCGGTTCGATCGCCCTGGACGTGGCGCTCGGCATCGGCGGCCTGCCGCGCGGCAGGGTCATCGAGATCTACGGCCCGGAGTCCTCGGGTAAGACGACCGTCGCACTGCACGCGGTCGCCAACGCGCAGGCCGCCGGCGGGATCGCGGCGTTCATCGACGCCGAGCACGCGCTGGACCCCGAGTACGCCAAGAAGCTCGGGGTGGACACCGACGCGTTGCTGGTCAGCCAGCCCGACACCGGTGAGCAGGCGCTGGAGATCGCCGACATGCTGATCCGCTCCGGCGCGCTGGACATCCTGGTCATCGACTCGGTGGCCGCACTCGTGCCGCGCGCGGAGATCGAGGGCGAGATGGGCGACAGCCACGTCGGCCTGCAGGCCCGGCTGATGAGCCAGGCGCTGCGCAAGATGACCGGCGCACTGAGCAATTCGGGCACCACCGCGATCTTCATCAACCAGCTCCGCGAAAAGATCGGTGTGATGTTCGGGTGTTTCAATTACAGCACTCGCGTGCAGTTGGCCGACAGAACCACCGAGAAGATCGGCAAGATCGTCACCCAGAAGATGGACGTCGAGGTGCTGTCCTACGACCCGGACACCGACCGGGTCGTGCCACGCAAGGTCGTGAACTGGTTTAACAACGGTCCGGCCGAGCAGTTCTTGCAGTTCACGGTCGAAAAGTCGGGCGGCAACGGTAAGTCGCAGTTCGCGGCGACGCCCAATCACCTGATCCGTACACCAGGCGGCTGGACGGAAGCGGGCGACCTCATCGCCGGTGACCGTGTGATGGCTACCGAGCCGCATCGTCTCAGCGATCAGCAGTTCCAGGTGGTGCTCGGCTCATTGATGGGTGACGGCAATCTGTCGCCCAACCGGCGGGATCGCAACGGCGTGCGGTTCCGGATGGGGCACGGTGCCAAGCAGGTCGACTATCTGCGATGGAAGACAGAGCTCCTGGGCAACATCAAGCATTCGACCCGCGTAAACGACAAGGGCGCAACGTTTGTCGACTTCACGCCGTTGCCCGAGTTGGCTGAGTTGCAGCGGGCGGTGTATCTGGGAGACGGCAAGAAGTTCCTTTCCGAGGAGTACCTCAAAGCGCTCACTCCGCTGGCGCTGGCCATCTGGTACATGGATGACGGGGCATTCACCGTCCGTTCGAAAGGGTTGCAGGAGCGCACCGCTGGCGGTAGCGGACGTATCGAGATCTGCGTTGAGGCGATGAGCGAGGGCACGCGTGTCCGGCTGCGTGACTACCTGCACGACACCCATGGCCTGGAGGTGCGGTTGCGGCAGTCCGGTAAGGCGGGGAAGGCCGTGCTGGTGTTCTCCACTGCGTCCAGCGCGAAGTTCCAGGAATTGGTGGCGCCCTACATGGCACCTTCGATGGAATACAAGCTGTTGCCTCGGTTCCGTGGCCAGAGCACAGTGAGCCCGCAGTTTGTCGAATCCACCCAACGACTGGTGCCGGCAAGGATCCTCGACGTCCATGTCAAGCCCCACACTCGGTCGATGAATCGGTTCGATATCGAGGTCGAGGGCAATCACAACTATTTCGTCGACGGCGTAATGGTGCACAACTCACCCGAAACGACAACGGGCGGAAAGGCTTTGAAGTTCTACGCCTCGGTCCGGATGGACGTCAGGCGGATCGAGACCCTCAAGGACGGCACCGACGCGGTCGGTAACCGCACCCGGGTGAAGGTCGTCAAAAACAAGGTTTCGCCGCCGTTCAAGCAAGCCGAGTTCGACATCCTCTACGGCAAGGGCATCAGCAAGGAAGGCTCGCTCATCGACATGGGTGTCGAGCAGGGCTTCATCCGCAAGTCCGGCTCGTGGTTCACCTACGAAGGTGAGCAGTTGGGCCAGGGCAAGGAGAACGCTCGCAACTTTCTGCTCGAGAACGTCGAGGTGGCCAACGAGATCGAGAAGAAGATCAAAGAGAAGCTCGGCATTGGTGCCGTGGTGACCGATGACGAAGTCCTGCCCGCCCCCGTCGACTTCTGA
- the hypA gene encoding Zn finger protein HypA/HybF (possibly regulating hydrogenase expression) — protein MAITQSVIDAVCEHAAGRRVHRVTLEVGALCAVVPDSMRFCFELATAGTVADGARLDLDVQPGAARCRTCGESFELRDLILLCPCGSADVEVVAGRDLKILSMEVS, from the coding sequence ATGGCGATAACGCAAAGTGTGATCGATGCGGTGTGCGAGCACGCCGCCGGCCGCCGGGTGCACCGCGTCACGCTCGAGGTCGGCGCGCTGTGCGCCGTGGTACCCGATTCGATGCGATTCTGCTTCGAACTCGCCACTGCGGGCACGGTCGCCGACGGGGCGCGCCTGGACCTCGACGTGCAACCCGGTGCCGCGCGCTGCCGCACCTGCGGCGAGAGCTTCGAATTGCGCGACCTGATTCTGTTGTGCCCCTGTGGCAGTGCGGATGTCGAGGTGGTCGCCGGCCGGGATCTGAAGATTCTCTCGATGGAAGTGAGTTGA
- the hypB gene encoding hydrogenase accessory protein HypB, which translates to MCTTCGCGDDGATLTLPGHAHPHENGHHADHSHDHPHAHPHTETVTLEQKVLAKNDELAERNRAWLAARDILALNLTSSPGAGKTTLLERTIRDLHSARPVSVIEGDQETLLDAERIKAAGARAVQVNTGAGCHLDADMVRRALRALDPEPGSILFIENVGNLVCPALFDLGEHSKVVIISVTEGDDKPLKYPHMFAAAGLVIVNKIDLLPYVSFDLEKCCQYVRSLNRDAQILAMSAATGDGSSRWYDWITDCANSASALATVDKT; encoded by the coding sequence ATGTGCACAACGTGCGGCTGCGGGGACGACGGCGCGACGCTCACTCTGCCGGGACACGCCCACCCCCATGAGAACGGCCACCACGCCGACCATTCCCATGACCACCCCCATGCCCATCCCCACACCGAGACCGTCACGCTCGAGCAGAAGGTGCTCGCCAAGAACGACGAGCTGGCCGAACGGAACCGCGCATGGCTGGCCGCCCGCGACATCCTGGCGCTCAACCTCACCAGCTCTCCGGGCGCCGGAAAGACCACCCTTCTCGAGCGCACCATCCGCGATCTCCATTCGGCTCGCCCCGTCTCGGTCATCGAGGGCGATCAGGAGACGCTGCTGGACGCCGAACGCATCAAGGCCGCGGGAGCGCGCGCGGTCCAAGTCAACACCGGCGCCGGTTGCCACCTCGACGCCGATATGGTGCGTCGCGCACTACGGGCGTTGGACCCGGAACCGGGCTCGATTCTCTTCATCGAGAACGTCGGAAACCTCGTCTGCCCCGCACTGTTCGATCTCGGCGAGCACAGCAAAGTCGTCATCATCTCGGTGACGGAGGGCGACGACAAACCCTTGAAGTACCCGCACATGTTTGCGGCCGCCGGGCTGGTGATCGTCAACAAGATCGACTTACTGCCGTACGTCAGCTTCGATCTTGAAAAATGTTGCCAATACGTGCGATCACTGAATCGCGACGCGCAGATACTGGCGATGTCCGCCGCCACTGGCGATGGTAGCTCGCGGTGGTACGACTGGATCACCGATTGCGCAAACTCGGCTTCTGCCCTGGCAACCGTTGACAAGACATAA
- a CDS encoding Ni,Fe-hydrogenase I small subunit produces MPTEAAVKAEQALIHVLWINAGLSCDGDSVALTAATQPSIEEIALGALPGLPKIAVHWPLIDFECGPNGGADDFLEWFFKADRGELEPFVLVVEGSIPNEKIKAEGYWCGFGNDPATGQPMTTSEWLDRLAPKATAIVAVGTCATYGGIHAMAGNPTGAMGVPDYLGWDWKSKAGIPIVCVPGCPIQPDNLAETLTYLLYMATDQAPMIPLDDALRPQWLFGATVHEGCDRAGYYEQGDFATEYGSPKCIVKLGCWGPVVKCNVPKRGWINGIGGCPNVGGICIGCTMPGFPDKFMPFMDEPPGGKVSTAASGLYGSVIRSLRHVTGRTVDKEPKWRHPGTQLTTGATRTW; encoded by the coding sequence ATGCCAACGGAGGCAGCAGTCAAAGCGGAACAGGCCTTGATCCACGTGCTGTGGATCAACGCCGGATTGAGTTGTGACGGTGATTCGGTGGCGTTGACTGCCGCCACCCAGCCCAGCATCGAGGAGATCGCCCTCGGCGCGCTCCCGGGGTTGCCGAAGATCGCCGTCCATTGGCCCCTGATCGATTTCGAGTGCGGACCGAACGGGGGCGCCGACGATTTCCTCGAATGGTTCTTCAAGGCCGACCGGGGTGAACTGGAACCGTTCGTTCTGGTCGTCGAGGGGTCGATCCCGAACGAGAAGATCAAGGCCGAAGGTTACTGGTGCGGCTTCGGCAACGATCCGGCCACCGGCCAACCGATGACCACAAGCGAGTGGTTGGATCGGCTGGCGCCCAAGGCCACTGCCATCGTCGCGGTCGGAACGTGCGCAACCTACGGCGGCATCCACGCGATGGCGGGCAATCCGACCGGCGCCATGGGCGTGCCCGACTATCTCGGCTGGGATTGGAAGAGCAAGGCCGGCATTCCGATCGTCTGCGTACCGGGATGCCCGATCCAGCCGGACAACCTCGCCGAGACACTGACCTACCTGTTGTACATGGCCACGGATCAGGCCCCGATGATCCCGCTCGACGATGCGTTACGACCGCAGTGGCTGTTCGGTGCGACCGTGCACGAGGGTTGTGACCGGGCCGGCTATTACGAACAGGGCGATTTCGCGACCGAGTACGGATCACCGAAATGCATTGTGAAGCTGGGCTGTTGGGGTCCGGTCGTCAAGTGCAACGTACCCAAGCGCGGCTGGATCAACGGGATCGGCGGCTGTCCGAACGTGGGCGGTATATGCATCGGCTGCACCATGCCCGGATTCCCCGACAAGTTCATGCCGTTCATGGACGAACCCCCCGGCGGCAAGGTGTCCACAGCGGCGTCAGGGCTGTACGGATCGGTCATCCGAAGCCTGCGCCATGTCACCGGCCGCACCGTCGACAAAGAACCGAAGTGGCGCCATCCCGGCACGCAACTCACGACCGGAGCGACCCGCACCTGGTAG